The DNA window ttaagtaattttaattataataaatgtttattgttaacGCTCGATTACTTGTAATATCGAATATTACAGTTAATTCTTTATGAACTACCtcatattcaataattatgGTAATGACGTAATACGGACGGACATCCAGTTACTAAAGCCAATTATGTAGATGGTAGAATCACTATTACTGTTATGGACTTGTTACTGGATTGCCATAACATACGTAACACGGTATTGGCTACAGCTGAATGTTATTGGCTGGGCTTTAGCTAATGTTACTGCCTGATTGGTTACTATGTAACATACAATTGAAACTCTACGTGACAATGCACAATATTGTACGTTTGTTGATGACATTCGTATTTCGGTATGTTGGCTATCGGAAATTTTTGATTTATGTGAACTAACTTTATTTGAGTCGGGAACTATGGATTAGGAATGAaaagtaatttcattttatgatatattttgtcatttaaGCAAGTAATGGATGGGATATCCACTAAACATTACTATTGGAAGAATTTTGATCTCTAAGCAAATAGTCGAATATTCAATTCACCTCTTCGTCTTCTATAAGGCTTTTCTTTACGATATCTTATTCtgtgatttatttacaaaataatgtaaaaaaaaacagcaatatttagtattgttgtatgttgttgtaaagggtgagtgaactaGTGTAACTGGTCAAGCGGCATGATAACATCTtacccaaggttagtggcgcttTTGTGTGCGATACACGATGCGGAATGGTggttcttacagcgtcaattgCTATTGTTAGAGTTactttttttacacattgtataactataatttattagaataatttaattaataatatgccgatagactatttttagaatattttgtaatgtaatattttaattttgattaatactgGCCGAATATCCGATTGTGGCCggtaagaaaaataatgtcaagaaaacgaacgcggcggcagtgttttgttataatgctaattatttttaaataattagaattatagggAAATTTGGAGAATACGGGATGTATTGTGAAACACGGATTAGTGGGTAAAATAAACgtgaaaatagtgttaataaatgaatctggaagaatatcgttgtttaaacttgcgACCATCCTAAGACTATGAACGGTGATACTTACCATTAAGTATCAATGCTCGAACATTGTCCTGCAAACTACTCAGTACACtaaaaaaacctaaatataACTTCTTTACCTTAAATCTTCTCCAAAACTGATAGATTTGCTCTGCAGTGGAATATTAAGTCTATTGCTGTACTTATATTAGTAAACAGTTATACGatctatttatacttataagtaTAGTTGCTGTTCACGATATGATGGTACAATAGTTACTCATTTTTCaccgtgtaaataaaaaacatacattatatatgcaAAAACTAACAACatcatttcataatttttttaacgatcatatattatttacaatgtttcaGAACTTAAGCCACGAAAATGTCTGTTGATGGGAAAGTATCAAAATTGTCATACATACTTCCATTCGATTGAAATACCAACCAAAGCTGTTCATCCAATACAATATCATCACCTAAATGATATTCGACAATTGAGTGCATTCGGAGGACAGTTAAGAGGATCGTTTGCAAACCATTAAAGAGAACACGCAAATAAAATGGCACATTATACTGTTCCAGTACAAATTAAATCCAAATTAGTGATAATTGCAGCCAGTCGCAATACCATTAATGAAGTTTTGGTTGTACGTAACACGTTGaatgtgaaatttatttttcattccattatacatattaatagtttaactgttaattaattttataactttaatagaataatattatatatatctttatgttacaaatatgtataactTTGTACATgacaatagaaatatatatacggtatttttatttattaaaaatatcgatacAGATATAATTAAGACTCAAATTGACTTATTGGTTCAGTCGGACTCTGCTTTCAGTGGTTTGGTTGTGCACCTGAACTCTATTTGGTGATGATTGTCGTGCTATCGGGTTATGAAAATGAGGGAATGGAGGCACCTCTTTTATGAAAGCATACTATTGTGAATTTTGTAGATGTGTAGATTCTGTAATTATCTGATAAAAGAGAGAAAAAATTTgtgaatattattcatttattgacacagataataataacgtatttattatattatggttGAAAATTCACCGttatctttacaaataaaacagataTTGCCGGTTATAATACTCAATTATTGTCAATTACCCAACTTCGTTAATTAAAAGGCGACAATGTTGAAATTTATCTTGAAAGTACGAAAATCCGAGCTGGGGCCAAGTAAGATAAAACTGTTATTTCTTAAATCACCAATTACGAGGAGGTTTCATTTCCTGATTAAGAGATAACGTTTGctattttcgttttttaatattcttcaagtttaaattttacagtACGTTATACCTGTTGTTGGGTCATCTGCTAATGCAAAGCAAATTGTGCTGCGTAAATTCCTGTACGCCTGGACATGCTGGTTgacgttaatattattattgaaaacgaTAAATGGTATAAATCGTATCGCTTCTACAGCCGCTGTTGAAGCAAGTTCAGCTGGACCTTCCAATGCGTTTCCAGTTGTTGTCATGCAATAGTCTACTTCAATCACACTCAGCCCAACGGACTGAGCACATAATAGACTTCTCTGCCGGAGTGCAGGAAAAGGAGGAGAAAATTCACATAGCATATATTTAACTTGAACGTCTGTGTTTCCAGCAAGTAAGCTAAGAACGCATCTCTGAACACGATTGGCCCAACAATCATTTTCACCGAATTGGCAGTTGAGATTACCTTGAGCGTCTCTTCTAGTTCTTCCCCAAGGCACAAATTCAATCTCCAAATATTCCTTGTACAATTCATATGTTTGAAGTACTTGGCTCTGAATAAATCTAGCAGCGTCAGAGCATGCCGCGGTTGTCCCAATTCTCACGTGAATAGTTCCATTTACAGTTTGTAAAGCACTGTCAGCCGATGAGgcataaaaaaacagaaatacaaatgctatatacataattttggcCATATTTCTCATGTCACCAAGGGATATAGGCCACGCAGTACTACCGTATgaacgttttatattatttttatcaatctaattatatatgataaagtTGACGAGTATTACTTTTGTAACGAAGATAATTTTTGGACTTAGTgtctttatatttgataaatactcCATTAGTTGATAAGATTACATGATctttatcaaaaaattataaaggtttggaattatttatgatctcattttatattttctatcaaaagtttgtttacaattttggttcatatttatttaatccaaaCATATGTAGTTGGTCACGTAGATACAATCCATTATTCTACtatcaaaaatcaatattagtcattaaaatatattatactgggATTGAGTTTAAAAGGTGAGTCAGCTGCTGTAATTAcaaatgtaagaaataatcaggattgaacataatattatgtcatatggtTAACATTGCTTTGAAAATATCCGATATGTTTATATCCTTATCAATACATGAGTGTTCGATTAATGTCTGATTtactaattagttatttaaaaaaagtcaatatTTTCGGAGTATTAAGTAAAACATTAAGAAGTTCTATACAAGTCAATTTACAGAATCTTAATACAATACACGTTCGTCTTGgctatgaatttttattttattgcaatccTACGTTATATAGGAGTCCAACACCGTAAAAGAGTAGCAATACACTCAGGGAGAGATGTAACGAACGAGCTCTGCTGCGGAAGTAGGCTGAATAATTGAAGACTATGGTCTCTCGTGTCGGTTCGTCTAGCCGCTCGATCAATACTACCCAAATGTTCTATACAAAGGCTTGGACGGGTCTTGGAATTTTAATCCTTTGCCTAAATTCTTTGTAcctgtttatattattacacgaATTATGCCGaatgttatttttactataaaatatttcaaatactttttgataaattagattttacatttattaaataataggtattttaagtgatttaattattaaaatataagtttgtattttgatataaaataattctcctTTTAGAAAATACTAAAACTAGGTACAGTCGACTTTTACAGACAGAAATCAGATAAACACTTGAAGGCTGAAGTATTCGTTccaaatgaaattttaacttAGTGCTAaagatttttatcattttcaaagTTGGCTAACATACAGTttcagtataataaaaaaaatgtatagcgATACTTATTATTCTACTTACTAGATGAAATAAGTGATTTGTTGGTTggcaatattatatttcatttggaTAAGTTTGTTTTCAAACTACAATtgcgaaaatattaaatattaattgaaaaatagttTCCCAACTATAAACGAGCGAACTTTAATAGTAAATAGGAAATAAGATTGAAATATAACTTGGATCAATGCCCATCTAATCTATAATAGTGTAGTAATAGTTTCCAATAAGCAATATTTTCCGTACGAGTGGATTTTTGGGCAGgctaatttatttacatgtttttcTCGGCGCCCGAATAATGGATCTACATTTTTTTCCTAGTACGTGAACACGTGGCAGTTTGAGTGTTGCGAAGAATAACGAGAACACTTTTATAGGAATATATAACACTGGATTCAGTCAGCCGTTTTCTATTCAATCTGGACTGACTTTCGTTCTCATTCAGAAATAGAAAGCCAAAAATATTTGATCTAACGCGACTCCCGTTTGCATGGAAATGTATACGTTATAGGTAGACGAGGAACAGAAACGAAGGATAggcaatcattttttttaaatgtaacaggAATGTGTTTTTGCTCTCAATATTTATGCAGGCGTTGTATAACATCAATAGTTAAATTCGTAGCAATTTATACGTGATACTGTTATAGGAGAAAAAATCTCATTTTACGTCATAGCAACTAATTAGAtacgacattatattataatataatgtttgggTCATAATTATGTAGGTAAATAAGTTTATCTTGTAAATGTTTGTGTCGCGTTGTGTTAAACATTGAGTATAAGCGCCATTTAAGGGGAATCGGTTTTGAATTaaacgatatattaaaaataaattgttctttttcatatacataaatgGAAGGCTTGCATATTATTGTGTAGTGTAATAAAGTTAATatgacatcaaatattttagtcttgaatgataattaaaatattgggtatattaaagaaagtaatgtatgttttcaaattatacaaaaacatgtATTATATCTTGatagttgaaaaaatatataatggctCTGAATTAACTTTTCTTACTCTATCTATGGAGAAACGTTGTATATTGGttctgtaaattatatttaaagtttgttaCGCCATTCCATAAAAATCTACGATAACAGGAAGCCGTTCTTAAAGTGTACTTTTCAGagcatatgaatatttatttcgtaaccTATTTCTACACCTGCGTTTAAGTATTATGCAATTTTTCTCTTAAGTTTTGAAGAAAACCTAGTGTATTCTTTCAAATATTCATAAGCAGTTGAAGTTTCTTTGAAGCAGTTTTAAACTTCTAATATTATGAGCTCATTTATTTTATGCTCTGAAACGAAGACTTCTTAATATCTTACACTAACATTTGAATAAGTTATACTTTACATAGCTTAGTTATGCGAAACTAAAATGGTGCAAAGTGCAAtaaattcatgttttatttgtttaataatgtaaaaagtttaattacagctaaaataaaaaataaactaacaccTTCTTCCTCCTTGATACGCTTGTGAAGCCACAGGCTGAAAATTGTTGAACATTAGCTTGTAATTCAAATCTATCTGAATGATTTCTATGAATATGTCTCATCTTAAACCTCTGCCTCTTCTTTAGAAATTATTTCTCTTACTGATCAAACACTAACACATTcgtaatcattaattatttggcAAAAGgcggaatattttattaaatttaaataacctatgcctaataatatttaattcagtatAAGAAATCTAAATAAATCCACAAATATTAGGCAAATACTCTCGTTTCTAAAGAACCACCCATACgatacataacataacacttAACacattcaaaatacattttaacaaaagtTAAACATGATCAAGATAAGTTAAACAAGATTCATCCGAAAAGTGGGCCAAGCGTTATATCGTCTGATTTTCCCTCAATTTTCCGTACCAGTAGCGCTCTTAGAGGCGCGGCACAGCTATTGCCAATAAACAATATCTTCCAAACGAACGGACACAAAACGAGAATCTGCTAATTAGGACATGGGAAGCGATCACGGAGCCTTTGATGGGTAAATGAAAAGGTGACAACGACTACTCAGTGTCGCGTTCGCGTTATTTAtgctataaagttttttttatattgtactcacatatattataaaactaaatatgtattaaaatatactacaatTAGTAGTTActttcaattttcaaaatataatctaaaattataatgttttgtattaaaaatgatttcatttttacAATCTTTTAGAGGTACCCAtgtattataaactttaaaataaaaaaatgacaaataaactCAACAATATTTATCAGCGGCTCATTGATTCTTAAATTAAcctatatctaaaaatataattcaatcgaAATCATAGTCTTAGTTGtgtcaatacaaaatataaaaaaaatatatattattacacgtATAAGTGTAAGTGTCGTTCTATAGATGTGATGTATGTACTGAGGTCGTCGATTACCATAAAATGCTCTATGTGCGcgtgtttatgttttaataatg is part of the Vanessa atalanta chromosome 10, ilVanAtal1.2, whole genome shotgun sequence genome and encodes:
- the LOC125066939 gene encoding GILT-like protein F37H8.5, whose translation is MRNMAKIMYIAFVFLFFYASSADSALQTVNGTIHVRIGTTAACSDAARFIQSQVLQTYELYKEYLEIEFVPWGRTRRDAQGNLNCQFGENDCWANRVQRCVLSLLAGNTDVQVKYMLCEFSPPFPALRQRSLLCAQSVGLSVIEVDYCMTTTGNALEGPAELASTAAVEAIRFIPFIVFNNNINVNQHVQAYRNLRSTICFALADDPTTGITYCKI